A segment of the Eleutherodactylus coqui strain aEleCoq1 chromosome 6, aEleCoq1.hap1, whole genome shotgun sequence genome:
TTTGTTCATGTTCAAGACTCCACCAGTAATATGAACCCTACTGCAAACTTTTGTGCCATCAGCAAACAGACAAATATCACCTGTTAAGGCTGGCTGTCTAATAGATTGGCTGGCCGCtgcaaattgcccgccgcgagcggagaatcacaatgattctccgctcgtggacaggtgccggcgctttccatagcaatgctatgggaaacaTCGTCCGGcctgaaatcactgctgtggacagggggcctaaaccttctcctatgtcacttacaaatgtattaaaaagaataggaccctggAGAGACTTTTGTGGTCACCACCAGTAACTCGTCCTTGTTGAGAACACACTGTACAACTCAACTTGCTCACTCAACTTGACTCTAAAACAGAACCTGGCCTATTACGACACCTTTATACCATTCTCTACAGCAAAGCCTTCTCAAACTCCTCACCCAACTAAACCTTTAAAATGCACAGAGCTCCACTTTCAtactaagggctcttacccacttgcgtttttttaacgcggttgtccatgggactttctaatgttaaaaatgcatcgcacaaaaatcacaaagcacaaacttgcgatgcgtttttaacattagaaagtcccattgacaatcacggtaaaaaaatgcaagtgggttaGAGCCCTTAAACACATCTCCACACCAGAACCTGCTCCACCTTCCCACGCTGCTACAACAAACCTTCGCATCCAAGACACTTCTACAACACACACTGCTCCAGCACCACACTCAAACATGCATCCACACCAGAACCTGCTCAAGCTGCACACCCAACTACGATCTGGATCTTATCACTTAAACAGAACACGCTGTGTCGGGTTCGCTCTTCttttaaaattatatttggcAAAAATCAGCGagtttttaaataactttttcaGATGCAAAAGACGCGGTCCCCATGCAAACGCAAAAATAGAGCCAGGGAACGCAGCTGTACAAAGGTGTCTGACAATGGGAGGGGCATAGAGGGTTAGCCACGCCCTTTTACATGACATTATCTACTGCAGGATTCCTCAGACAGGTGTGCAATGGACAGCACCTTACACTGGCCAGGGCCCGATATTATGAAGGAGCCCGGTACCCACAATGTAGCCGACTCCACACTCTGCACATCACAGCGACTCAGCCATTAAAGGCGCTCTGCGACTTGCTGAACTCTGACCCCCCATAGAAACTTCATAGGGTGTCAGGGAGACCCTTCCTCAGTGTGGCACGTCCCAGTTACGTAGCTGTCCTTTGAGCACTCTGCTTCTGGCGTCTCTGAGGGGCTGTCTGCTCGGGTCTCCAGGGCGCCATATGACGGGTGAGCCGGTGAAGCCAGAGGTGACAGCTCATGCTCCTGTAATACAGCAGCCACAAAAACCTGGAAGATAGAAAGCAATGAGTCTGGTAAGGTGGAGAATGAACACAACCCAAGAGTCCTGATGAAAGACTCTCATACTCACCGTGGACTGCAGTGTGGATGATATACTGCTGCTCTCTGTATCCTGCATGATTCCCTCACCCTGCTCTGACATCTACAGGAAACATCAAGTCAATCACACATTTGCATTCCAGATGTAATTACAGACCAGCGAACATAGTGAGATTATGACATGTCCTGGGGTGGAGTCTAATGGTCCAGAGTAGATCATGTTATTACTGGTCTCTGGAACAGAATCTAATGGTTCAGTGGGGGTTTAATAGATCTTACCTGATAGCTTGATGGTCTCTTTGGTCGCAGTTTTCTGAGACAAAGACCAAAAATGGAGAAAAGCAAACAGCACAGGAGGGTTGCAAACGTAAAGAGTGTGACCGGATGCGTGGAGCCTGCCGGAAGATCAAGGAAGTAGAGTAAGAACACAGGTGGAGTTATACTTGAAGAGCAGTGCTAGTCCTGCTGCCATATCTGCTATCAGCTACCGTGCAGCCTCCCATGCACATGTGGGGAGGGTATATGACCCAGTGGAAGATCTGAATGTTAGTGCTCAACTAAGATGGACTATGTGCTGGAACGGTCACCACTTACCCAATCGCAAAAAGGAGAAGAACAGCAGCCAGAAGATACAGAGGATTGGGGCAGCAAGGAGCTGTCTGGCAGCGGCTGCATGCAGACTGGGACTCAACTTAGTGGGGATGTAGGCATAATAAATGTTGTAACGGTCAGTCATAAGTTTCAGGAGCAGATACAGCAATCCTGCAATACAGAGTGTAGAGAGAAACAACATGGGGTGTACATGGGCCTGTACACAATGACCACCTAAAGGGTTCTCGCTTAGAACTTACCAAATGGTGCGATGATAGGACAAGTAATACTGTATGTCATCACCACAGAGAAGACACATGTAGTCCAAGCATACTCGAGGCCAAATTGGAATTCATAGGCCTGACTCTATAATGAGAAAAGTCAGGGTCCTCACACTGGATCAGGAACACTCCCCCTGCCCGGTAACCTGAGCCCCGACATAACCACAGTATAGGAGAATTACCCGCTTCACGTGGAGTCGCTCAGGAACAGACTTGGCCAAGCACAGACGTGTTGCATACACAGTGAGGCCAGGAATGCGCAGTAATTCCATTGCTGTGCCTATCAGGCTGGCGGTGATGACATAGTTGACAAAGAACGCACCATTATTTGGCAAAAATACACACCTGAAGGAAGAAGCAAGTCATATGATCAGAGACTGCTGTatggacagtatatggggaataTTGGGAGATCAGAGGCTGTTGTATAGACAGTGCGAGAGGATTGTAATCAGTCATATGATCACTGATAGCTATATAGACAGTATGGTGGGGATATCAGGAAAGTCATTCAGACAGAGATTACTGTATGAGGGTATCAGTGCTTTGATTAGAGACTGATATATAGACAGCATGGGGGTGGGGCATCAAGGGTCATGTGATCAGAGACTGCCGTATGAAGTGGGGGAGGGTAATCAGGAAAATCCTGTGAGCTTACATCACTGTATACATAGTATAAGAAGGGGATAATCAGGAGTTTTATTTGATCAGCCAGGTGTacagactgtgtgtgtgtgttgtatcTGGTTGAGAGTCGTGATCAGACAGCTGTATAGACAGTATGGTAGGTATGAGGAGAGTCGTGTAATTAGACaactatatacactatatggacaaaagtatttggacactgcatgtttttcagaacaagtgctttattattttatttagtaacgtgtcggccctcctattgcttgtattacagcacaCGTTAAGGCATACCCGGCAACACGTTAAGGCATAccttccacaagttctctgtaagtctgggcaggaatagctcgtcATTCCTCATGCAAGGCTGTGAAAAGAGATTGTTGTGCAGATGGGTGTGGGTGGCGGTGTTGTACCTGTCgatccagttcgtcccacaagggctcgatcggatgaataactattacaaaatgagcagctttttattttacccatgccctttccagcataccgttcggcaaactgcagtgtccaaatacgtttgtccatatagtgtagatAATATGGGAAGGGTTTGGGGAATCGTGATTAAACAGCTGTATAGACAATATGTGGGGTATAAGGAAAGCCATGATCAGAGAACGCTATATAGACAGTACGTAGGGTATCGGGAATGAATGAATGTATGGGTCACGTATTCAGTACTCACTGGAACTTTAAGTTGGCTGAATCCAGGAAGTGGATATCAAAGAGCCATCGAAAGAAGAGATCCAAGctaggggagaggaaaaaaaagtgtaaactaTGCGGACAAATCTATATCAATAAGACCCATGTACAGTCTGAAATGAGATATAGTGCAGAGAGCAGGATGGATGCAGAGGTACAGTACCTGGTCAGTCCTAAAGAGGGCAATATAATGACCATGAACACCAGGAACAGGTAACACTTGTGCATTGTTAGCCGATTCTCATTGGACCTGAAAAGTAGAGAAATGCATTGTGGGAATGAAAGAAATTATGACAGGCCTCTACAGAAATGTGATGATGGAGTCAAGGGTGAGGGCTTCAAGATTCACGCTCCATTCATCTTCTGGCATAGCAGAGAATGGAAAGACATACAAATTAGGCATCAGCTCTACACAGCATATCTGTCAATGCAGCCAACCACAATTATGTCTTACAACGAGAGGGGTAATGAACTGTTACCTAGTCCAGTGGCATTCCAAAAACGCGGAATAATAGACCAGGAAGGGCAGACATACTGAGAACAtccatagcagcagtgtaggcagaaacTGGGTGATAACCGGGTTCTGAGGGGAGACAACATAGGAAGGTATCAGGTGGAGCAGACGGGTGACGATGGTCACACATCAGGGTGCAGAGACAACATAGGACCACTCACCTGCAGGTTCTCCACAGGATAAGTGACATTAaatctgtccatggtgctgactatgACTGCTGGTGTCGTCAGGAAGAAGAGCAGGATGAACAAGGCCAGGTTCAGACCCATACATCGTACCCACCACACAGGCCCAGACACTGCCAGATTCTCCCTTTAACCAGCAGGAATGGCAGCAGCTGTTAGGCATCGTACAATACAAGTAGCAGGCACATAACACCAGATAGGAACTAACCAGATAACATCATTAGGTGCAGGAGCATAACGTACACCCCACTGATGAGAATGGACTATTGGCGTGACCGAGGACTGCTGGGGAGCTCGTCGACAACGTGGCTGGCTATAATCCTGGATGATTCTGCTGGGAAAAGACTGTCATTACACTCAGGCATTATATCATCATTACAATGTTAAAGTTTGGCAGCAGATTCACTGCATCCGTCACTTTCTCCTTACTGTTACATGACTCATTTGGATATGTGCCtactgtagcatgtaagctctGTGGGTAGGGTGCAATCACACTATCAAGGTTCAGACCTGCCCAATGTGTACACAATATCAACCAAAAACTCACTGAAGTCCAAAAAGTCCAATCACAAATCTGATAAAGTGCTCCAGTGAAACATGCTCACTGCACACTTCAGTAAAGAGCACTGCCAATGTGAAGGGCAGGATGAGTGACTTACACTGCAGTCATCCTCTCGTCCTGGAAGGTAACGAAAGCGATGCCCAGTCTCTTCAAAGGAATGCGGTTCCTCTCAGCAGTAAACTCATCTGTCAGTTTTTCCTCCAGTTCTGCATAATACTGCTCTGCGTCTACCTGAGTGTGCGGACGTGAGAAAAGGGCACAGGTTAGGGTGTAGGAGAAGGAGGATGCAGGGGACAGAGCAGGGCATAGTAGTGAAAGGATGAAGTGGTATACAGAGTATGGGGTGGGATACGGTACACCGAACAGAGGAGAGATGGATACAGAAGTTAAGAGAAATGGACCGTAAGCCCCTGCAAGACAAATGGAACTGCAGCTGTAGCAGGTTTTGGTGCCATAGAGCAGTCTATTCATGTCCTCTCAATGTCTGCAGTACATCTCTGTGGGGCTGCAGACCAGCAAGCTCTCTGTCATTGCCACTAACTTGCTGGATATAGGAAACATTAAAGTCACTAGGACAGCAGCACTCTTACCTTCTGAAAGCCGCAGCAGTCACAGGGGCAAAGCCGGGCGCATGGGTGAGTTTTAATTAGAATTCTTCCCTCTTTCTGAGATCTTCCAGCAAAGTACAGACGACCTTTCATAGCTCGACGCCTACAAAGAATGGAAGATAAAGTAAATCACTAAGGTGAAGGGACACAGGATGAACCTGCATGAGATGACGAGACCCATGGGTATGATTGATATTTGTCTCCACATAGCACACTCTCCACCTGATAACGAGATTGCTCTATACACTGAAATATAAATGTTCTCCTTCTACACCCTATGTGGTCACCAGTGTAGAAGTATGGGGACAGGAGGAACCTGCATGACAAGAGGAGTCTGGTACATTCTCCATGGCTAACAGCTCATCAGTCAGATTAGGTCATATTTAGCGATGTAGTAGTGCTAAACACACATTGCATTGATGCAATACTAAGTTAATGAGTCGCAAATAAATGTGGCTATGCTATTTGCAAAGTACGGGCACCGTTCAAAGTGAATGGCATTGGTCATGCTACACAATTAGCTTGGCACAGCTTACAGGCATCAGGTGGTCTGAGCTAAGATGTAGCATCGCTATCCTTGAAGGATGACATGATAGGTCTGCATTTGAAGTACCAGTCTTGTCCTTAGATTGTGGGGAAGCCCAGGGTTGTTAGTGCTTTGTCTGGATCACTTGGAATAGTGATCTAATAGTATAGACATCACTAATAGCTccgtaagcctgcatggtgcactacatacaTCTGTGTGACTGGTACTCCATACAAGCAGTatatatgtgcaagtataatactaagaagccccccacccccaataAATGGTAGTTGTGTGAGTGATTGTTCCCCAGTATTTTGCATCTGTGCTACCACCCTTatatagcattttgccttttAAGCATGATGCAGGGAGGTGGGGCTTATTAATACCCATCTATCTTTGTATCAGTTGGTTTCAGTGATTTTTGTTGGATTTGATCCCTTGTGAATCCCAGTGAATTGCAGGTCATATCTGAGTCTATGATGTCTGTGCTTGCTAAACAGATTTGTAACATAACAGGAAACGCTATCCTGCCATTCTCAAAAGTGTCTGCAGATTTGTTTGTGTGTGACAAAAAGATCCATTCCCTAACCTGATGAAGCCCCTTTGTTATATATCTATTGTCTACCCATTTGCTTGTCTGATGATGTGAGTGGCCGTGTTTGATAccttcaagaatggaatgaatctcagcccgggattcttgcataagtggagaatatgaaaggtctgaaggaggtcttcccaatcattttttttaatttattttttttaacttcataaaAATTGAGAACTTGACTTGTAAAGAATGTTGCCAttcaatagatggtgctgcatctccttccatgtgcaggttgaagaagAGAGAACacacataaaactgtcacattcctgagctcagtggactgattaagtatttatgtttCAGCTCAGTGTGTCTGTTTTAAGTTTTgaatgcaaaacagtctcaaatttctgtgtgtgaacatttgtatttcaatcacggggggtgtcctctctgcatttgtatattatatatgtgccccatccaaaccagtttcattttagcctgatgattTTAAGATCGATAGGAGactcaaaagcttgctgtatcatgtatttttgttagacattaaaggtatcatatgtacaagattacttggtttctctcactgagaacaatcacaccttgctctactggctaatacgGTACCAAACCCTCTTTTTTTCGATGTGACTGACACACATGCAGATTTATATGGTCACCATTGTATGGTCAGGGGTCCTCTCACCTGTCTGTGTCCAACTTCATCAGTCTGcggacatcataactgaattggACATCAGTGACGGTGCAGCTGGGATATGCCTCACTGCAACACAAAACAGAAGGTGTGCGTTGCACAACATTTACTCAATAGGAAATGACTGACATGTCAACTAGAGACCCACAGTCTACACAACCCTCAGATGAAGGCTTCCTCTGCCATACACCCCTCCTCTGGAGGCCTCCTTGCCCATATGCcccttagggtagtttcacacgggtgagaaaatcacaaGATTTTTGcacaatgtgagagtgagtgaaaatgcaaaattctgaaatcaatgattttcaatggtttgatTCTCATTTGTTTTTACTCACGTGAtgttgcatggaaaaaaaattgcagcatgtactatctttttgcgataccgcccattgttttcaatggggccagtggcagcatcgccagccccattgaaagcaatcggaggGAGAACTCTGTAAACTCTGAACGGAAATGCCTTGAGCCGCGGCTGGGAGAATCTCTTGagctgcggctgggggaatcccttgagccgcggctgggggaatcccttgagccgcggctgggggaatcccttgagccgcggctgggggaatcccttgagTAGCGGCTGGTGGAATCCCTTGAGCAGCGGCTGAGGGAATCCCTTGAGCCGCGGCTGGAGGAATCCCTTCAACCGCGGCTGGGTAAATCCCTTGAGGATTCCCCAGGGGGATGAAAAGTTTTCCCATAGTGATGCGAGGCACATAATACCTCGCTCATGTAAAACTAGCCTTAGGAAGAGACATCAACTGACCATACATTCCTTAGGTCCATGCCCCTAACAATAGACTCTAAAAATGGAGGCCTCCCATGCATGTGACCCTCAAATAGATGCCTCTCCTTATACACACATTCCTTAAATGGATTCCCCCACACCCTTCTCAGTCAGGCGGCTGCTCTCCCTGACTCTACACCCATTGGGTGAAGATTCTGTCATGCCGAATTGCAGGTTATACTCACTGGAAATGTTTAGTTATGAGTGAGGGGTCAGAGATCTCTCGAGGAATATAAGTCACCATGAGGGTACGAGCCACCTGGAAATATAAACAGAGGAGGCAGATAAGGTGATCTCTACACGTGGAAAGTCACAGAAGTGCTATTTCATGTAAGGCTTCCCTTCCCCACATAGACACCCATGCATAAGCCATGGATTAGttccgtgtgtgtgtgatggAGGCCAGGTTcggtgtgtgatgtgggggattGGGTAGAAGTTTAGCTTTAGTGTGCAGTATTATCACCTTATCATCTTCTCTGTAGTGTAATGAGGCCGAGTGATGGCGCATACACAGTACAGTCAGCAGAAAGTAAAGCAGTGCAAATACACTGTGCAGCCACAGGAAACGGTCCCTAAAGGACAGAAACAAGAATAATAAGTGACTGCCGCAGCATCCAGCATTCCCTTACACCCGCACAGATCTATCACTCACTGTGTAGGAACATTGACTATTGTAGTGCGTCCAAAGTGCGCTGGACTGTTGCCTGCAGGTACAGAGACAGTGGGTAATGAAAAGGTTCGGATGAAATGAGGACTACGAGAGGGGTAACAGGCGTCTCACCCAACAAATCTCCAGAGAAGTTCACTGGTAAGATGATAGCTACTGAAAGGACACAGATGAGAAGTAGCAGCACCAGCAGATGACGCTGGTAAGACAGATATGTGATGGCGTCCACTCCACATTTACTCTGGATTTCCTCATCCCTGTAAATACAAGCACAATCAGAACTCAGGGAACATCTTTCCAACCCCATCTCAACAGCTGTAGCCCCCACCATCCTTACTATATTATCTCCATGCAACTTATCTATCCTGCTGTAACCCATACCATCCTCACTATTTTATCTCCTTCCATCCCAATTTGTCCTTCTGTAAGTCATATCAACCTCAATATATAATTTCCAATCTCATGAATTTCTCCTTTCGAAACCCTCAATCTTCCTACCACCATGGCTACCATAATTAATCCTGCAGCTACTAGCTTAATTACAGTATCAGCTACATTATTCTAACCATTCTAAGCATTTAATTGTTCAATACTACCCCATCATACTTGCAACATTAAACTATGACACCAAACCCGTCCTGCACTCTTACCCCACCACATTAAATGCTCTGGTTGTGGTTTTCACAGTTGCCCGTGAAACCTCAAGAGCCTCCTTCTCATGCCCCAACTATACCACTATCATACTACAATCCACAATAACTCCATCTTTTCCCGTGACTCTTCTTCTCCCATTTTCTTTGCCCAACTCTCCACTCCTACACCCTTCATGTCCTCCACTCAGCAGAGTTTGTAGTTAGTGACCATCTAGACAAGGTGATATAAAAACTTATCAAAAATGTCTCGTTCCTCCATGATATGATGAGAACGATCAAAAAGCCAAATCAAAAGCATCAAGATATCACCTGAACTACAAACTGTCCACTTGTCCTTCACCCCAAATCCCAGCTCCCGTGCCCCAGAACCATTCTTACTTCATCTGATAAATCGAGCTCAGCCAGGAACAGAAACCCTGCAAGAGAAGAGATGCAAGATCATATTATGCATCACATGTAATAACCCTAACTCTGGTAATATACAGGAAATCATACTATCATACATGTAAAACTCCACTCTGGGGTTATACAGACATTCAAATCACTACAGCTATAACAACTCCGACTCAAGGATTCACACCACCACATAAATAATAAGTCCCATCTTGGTATTTTTTGTGTGTTGGTGCTGTTCACCATGTATCAACTTCCATACTGGCAACATACAAGAAACTGCCTCACTTATACATGCCATAAGCCCACATTGACAAGGAATCACACCATCAAACACATAACCATAAGTACAACCTATGGCAAAAATAAAAGAGTGAAGAACAGTCAATATGCTCATATGGTCCTCAGGAAAAATGTAATAGTGGGAAGACTCAGTTTGGGTAGTCTCGGAGTGGGCCACATGGCTGCTGGTGCCTGGTAGTCTAGGACAGAAGGTAAAGGAACAATGGAAGGCATTTCCTTGGCTTGAAGATAGATGTAAAGGTAACTGCATGGAGggataagggcccttttatactgCAAGATAGTGAACTAGCGATCATATGTAATTCACTTGGCATGCATTTACAATGAACAAAAAATGGGTAGTTTTGATTGTTC
Coding sequences within it:
- the TMEM63C gene encoding calcium permeable stress-gated cation channel 1 isoform X2 — protein: MDTQPELISSMEPLLPEDPPANVTDQCYSAYSHSTVLQGLPFGGVPTVLAINFLVWLLLLLVFSCLRKAAWDYGRLALLIDNDSLTSLFYGEPSDKEKSPCETSPPDLNSKDLGFCSWLSSIYQMKDEEIQSKCGVDAITYLSYQRHLLVLLLLICVLSVAIILPVNFSGDLLGNSPAHFGRTTIVNVPTQDRFLWLHSVFALLYFLLTVLCMRHHSASLHYREDDKVARTLMVTYIPREISDPSLITKHFHEAYPSCTVTDVQFSYDVRRLMKLDTDRRRAMKGRLYFAGRSQKEGRILIKTHPCARLCPCDCCGFQKVDAEQYYAELEEKLTDEFTAERNRIPLKRLGIAFVTFQDERMTAVIIQDYSQPRCRRAPQQSSVTPIVHSHQWGVRYAPAPNDVIWENLAVSGPVWWVRCMGLNLALFILLFFLTTPAVIVSTMDRFNVTYPVENLQNPVITQFLPTLLLWMFSVCLPFLVYYSAFLECHWTRSNENRLTMHKCYLFLVFMVIILPSLGLTSLDLFFRWLFDIHFLDSANLKFQCVFLPNNGAFFVNYVITASLIGTAMELLRIPGLTVYATRLCLAKSVPERLHVKRSQAYEFQFGLEYAWTTCVFSVVMTYSITCPIIAPFGLLYLLLKLMTDRYNIYYAYIPTKLSPSLHAAAARQLLAAPILCIFWLLFFSFLRLGSTHPVTLFTFATLLCCLLFSIFGLCLRKLRPKRPSSYQMSEQGEGIMQDTESSSISSTLQSTVFVAAVLQEHELSPLASPAHPSYGALETRADSPSETPEAECSKDSYVTGTCHTEEGSP
- the TMEM63C gene encoding calcium permeable stress-gated cation channel 1 isoform X1; this encodes MDTQPELISSMEPLLPEDPPANVTDQCYSAYSHSTVLQGLPFGGVPTVLAINFLVWLLLLLVFSCLRKAAWDYGRLALLIDNDSPVIRRRWTSYDLTSLFYGEPSDKEKSPCETSPPDLNSKDLGFCSWLSSIYQMKDEEIQSKCGVDAITYLSYQRHLLVLLLLICVLSVAIILPVNFSGDLLGNSPAHFGRTTIVNVPTQDRFLWLHSVFALLYFLLTVLCMRHHSASLHYREDDKVARTLMVTYIPREISDPSLITKHFHEAYPSCTVTDVQFSYDVRRLMKLDTDRRRAMKGRLYFAGRSQKEGRILIKTHPCARLCPCDCCGFQKVDAEQYYAELEEKLTDEFTAERNRIPLKRLGIAFVTFQDERMTAVIIQDYSQPRCRRAPQQSSVTPIVHSHQWGVRYAPAPNDVIWENLAVSGPVWWVRCMGLNLALFILLFFLTTPAVIVSTMDRFNVTYPVENLQNPVITQFLPTLLLWMFSVCLPFLVYYSAFLECHWTRSNENRLTMHKCYLFLVFMVIILPSLGLTSLDLFFRWLFDIHFLDSANLKFQCVFLPNNGAFFVNYVITASLIGTAMELLRIPGLTVYATRLCLAKSVPERLHVKRSQAYEFQFGLEYAWTTCVFSVVMTYSITCPIIAPFGLLYLLLKLMTDRYNIYYAYIPTKLSPSLHAAAARQLLAAPILCIFWLLFFSFLRLGSTHPVTLFTFATLLCCLLFSIFGLCLRKLRPKRPSSYQMSEQGEGIMQDTESSSISSTLQSTVFVAAVLQEHELSPLASPAHPSYGALETRADSPSETPEAECSKDSYVTGTCHTEEGSP